A stretch of the Vigna radiata var. radiata cultivar VC1973A chromosome 9, Vradiata_ver6, whole genome shotgun sequence genome encodes the following:
- the LOC106772904 gene encoding phosphatidylinositol:ceramide inositolphosphotransferase 1, giving the protein MSFYIGREASKLWKRICAETTTEINLLAENWKYLLAGLVFQYIHGLAARGVHYLHKPAPTLQDVGFFLLRELGQDKAYISETLFSLIFLSFVLWTFHPFIFKSRKIYTVVIWCRVFAFLVASQVLRIITFYSTQLPGPNYHCREGSNLATLPHPNSVFEVLFLNFPRGVVYGCGDLIFSSHMIFTLVFVLTYQKYGSRRSIKQLGWLLAVVQSLLIVASRKHYTVDVVVAWYTVNLVVFFIDKKLPELPDRSIAAATLLPLSIKDKDGRTKEENHKLLNGNSGDPLDWRQRTQVNGKIMEDGNTLHVDSAMNGA; this is encoded by the exons ATGTCGTTTTACATTGGTCGCGAGGCTTCTAAG CTATGGAAGAGAATTTGTGCGGAGACAACTACGGAGATCAACCTCCTCGCTGAGAATTGGAAGTACCTTCTCGCTGGTCTTGTTtttcag TATATACATGGTTTGGCTGCCCGAGGAGTTCATTATTTACACAAGCCTGCCCCTACTCTACAAGATGTTGGATTCTTCCTTCTTCGG GAGCTTGGGCAAGACAAAGCTTACATAAGTGAAACGTTGTTTTCCCTTATCTTTTTATCCTTTGTATTG TGGACATTTCATCCTTTCATATTCAAGAGCAGAAAGATCTACACAGTTGTCATATGGTGCAGGGTTTTCGCATTTTTAGTT GCTTCTCAAGTTCTTCGTATAATAACTTTCTATTCTACACAACTTCCTGGTCCGAACTACCACTGCCGTGAG GGGTCTAATCTTGCCACATTACCTCATCCAAATAGTGTCTTTGAAGTTCTCTTTCTCAATT TTCCACGTGGTGTGGTCTATGGATGTGGTGATTTGATATTCTCATCGCACATGATTTTTACTCTTGTTTTTGTGCTCACGTATCAGAAATATGGCTCTCGAAG GTCAATAAAGCAGCTTGGGTGGCTGCTTGCTGTGGTTCAGAGTCTTTTGATAGTAGCATCACGCAAACATTACACAGTCGATGTAGTTGTTGCCTG GTACACTGTTAATTTGGTGGTATTTTTTATTGACAAGAAATTGCCAG AATTACCAGACAGGTCAATTGCAGCTGCAACGTTGCTACCGTTGAGCATCAAAGACAAAGACGGAAGGACCAAAGAAGAGAATCACAAGCTATTAAATGGGAATTCTGGAGACCCCCTAGATTGG AGGCAGAGAACTCAAGTGAATGGCAAGATCATGGAAGATGGCAATACACTCCATGTAGACTCTGCCATGAATGGTGCATAG